From uncultured Methanobrevibacter sp., the proteins below share one genomic window:
- a CDS encoding sugar phosphate isomerase/epimerase — MKIGASTLAGIEFELEKTLDFIENLGIEYAELVHQYPAEFIDSEILESYSLKYSIHAPFMDVNISSPQDQSRLNSIAQIKSSIDLANEINAEAVVVHPGLISFLANKYFKKEVYEFANQSIKEIGDYAKDLGVMATIENMPNFESMIYQNIVDLNQLLVENEMHMTLDIGHANHVGYAPEDMIFDSIKHVHVHDNLGDDDSHLPLGEGSIDLKYIINTLESKNYDGIYILEVNDYDSIKKSYEYMKKNF, encoded by the coding sequence ATGAAAATTGGAGCATCAACACTTGCAGGCATAGAATTTGAACTAGAAAAAACCTTAGATTTCATTGAAAATTTAGGTATTGAATATGCAGAGCTTGTACATCAATACCCTGCAGAATTTATCGATTCTGAGATATTGGAAAGTTATAGCCTAAAGTATTCAATTCATGCCCCATTCATGGATGTTAATATTTCCAGCCCGCAAGATCAAAGCAGATTAAATTCAATAGCCCAGATTAAATCTTCAATTGATTTGGCAAATGAAATAAATGCTGAAGCCGTAGTGGTTCATCCTGGATTAATATCATTTTTAGCAAACAAGTATTTTAAAAAAGAAGTTTATGAATTTGCAAATCAGTCAATTAAAGAAATTGGAGATTATGCTAAAGATTTAGGAGTTATGGCAACCATTGAAAATATGCCTAACTTTGAATCAATGATTTATCAGAATATTGTTGATTTGAATCAATTGCTTGTAGAAAATGAGATGCATATGACTTTGGACATCGGCCATGCAAACCATGTAGGATATGCTCCAGAGGATATGATTTTTGATTCCATAAAACACGTACATGTGCATGATAATTTAGGTGATGATGACTCACACCTACCATTAGGTGAAGGCTCCATTGATTTAAAATACATCATCAACACTCTTGAGTCAAAAAATTATGATGGCATCTACATACTCGAAGTAAATGATTACGATTCCATTAAAAAAAGTTATGA